The Gammaproteobacteria bacterium genome window below encodes:
- a CDS encoding UDP-3-O-acyl-N-acetylglucosamine deacetylase, with the protein MIKQRTLKNVIRATGVGLHTGKKVYLTLRPAPVENGIVFRRIDLDPPVEIKASPENVGDTSLSTTLVSGEVRISTVEHLLSAIAGLGIDNAYVDVSAPEVPIMDGSAGPFVFLVQSAGIIEQNAPKKFIRITKAVEIKENDKWARFDPFDGFKVGFTIDFDHPVFKAGPQKAELDFSTTSFVKEVSRSRTFGFMRDFETLRSQNLALGGSLDNSIAVDEHRILNEDGLRYEDEFVKHKILDAIGDLYLLGHSLIGAFSGHKSGHALNNKLLRKLVLVTDAWEEVTFEDDAEDVPIFYSRPISASS; encoded by the coding sequence GTGATAAAACAAAGAACGCTAAAAAATGTAATACGTGCCACTGGGGTGGGATTGCATACAGGAAAGAAGGTGTATTTAACCTTAAGGCCTGCTCCCGTTGAAAACGGTATCGTATTCAGGCGTATTGATCTTGATCCACCTGTCGAAATCAAAGCCAGTCCGGAAAATGTTGGAGACACCAGTCTCTCAACAACCTTAGTGTCTGGTGAAGTCCGCATCTCAACGGTTGAACATCTATTGTCAGCAATTGCAGGGCTTGGAATTGATAATGCCTATGTTGATGTGAGCGCCCCTGAAGTACCTATTATGGATGGCAGTGCAGGTCCTTTTGTGTTCTTGGTTCAGTCTGCAGGAATTATTGAGCAAAATGCCCCGAAGAAATTTATACGTATTACCAAAGCAGTTGAAATTAAAGAAAATGATAAGTGGGCACGGTTTGATCCTTTTGATGGTTTCAAAGTTGGTTTCACAATCGATTTTGATCATCCTGTTTTCAAAGCTGGACCACAAAAAGCAGAACTCGATTTTTCTACCACATCATTTGTTAAAGAAGTTTCACGTTCACGTACGTTTGGATTTATGCGCGATTTTGAAACACTGCGATCACAAAATCTTGCTTTAGGCGGAAGCCTGGATAACTCTATTGCAGTTGATGAGCACCGCATTCTTAATGAAGATGGTCTTCGTTACGAAGACGAATTTGTGAAACATAAAATTCTCGATGCAATTGGTGATTTGTATTTGCTAGGGCATAGCTTAATAGGCGCATTTAGCGGTCATAAGTCCGGTCATGCGCTAAACAATAAGTTGTTACGTAAACTTGTCTTGGTTACTGATGCCTGGGAAGAGGTGACCTTTGAAGATGATGCAGAAGATGTGCCTATTTTCTATAGTCGTCCGATCAGTGCCAGCTCATAA
- a CDS encoding DUF721 domain-containing protein, with protein sequence MQKFSSYISVDLQKKAKLLHRLTLSIRMQLPKDLASHCWVASIENRTLTIITDDPNRASIIRFQQREILKQLNQELSLTVKEYLNQIKVKICNVINGVNHPTKAEYLSIGSANHIKQCAKDIKDLELQKAMQRLSERGKFDRN encoded by the coding sequence ATGCAAAAATTTTCTTCCTACATCAGCGTAGATCTGCAAAAAAAAGCAAAGCTGCTTCACAGGCTCACCTTGAGCATAAGAATGCAGTTGCCTAAAGACCTAGCCAGTCACTGTTGGGTTGCAAGTATCGAAAATCGCACCCTTACGATCATTACGGACGATCCTAATAGGGCAAGTATTATTCGATTCCAACAACGTGAGATATTGAAGCAACTGAATCAAGAACTAAGTCTTACTGTAAAGGAATACTTGAATCAAATAAAGGTTAAAATATGTAACGTTATCAATGGCGTAAATCATCCGACGAAAGCCGAATATTTGTCCATTGGGAGCGCAAATCACATCAAACAGTGCGCCAAAGATATCAAGGACTTAGAGCTTCAAAAAGCCATGCAACGCCTAAGCGAAAGAGGCAAATTTGATCGAAATTAG
- a CDS encoding peptidoglycan DD-metalloendopeptidase family protein — MLGGGYLLGISFGHKTLLNEWKADVSAQKERLQIAKRESETHVDALTTKVGLIQAHVNRIDALGNMLVTMAGLEADEFSFDSVPGLGGPNASGDGEAHVDMEIDAVLARLNTEIDNREYQLRVLNDLLIDEKLEQETRPQGRPVIHGWISSYFGKRTSPFSGKTETHRGVDFAGKAGNDVVAVAGGVITHASKKGAYGYLVEIDHGNGYVTRYGHNQMVHVQVGEAIKRGQVIAKLGSTGRSTGPHVHFEVIKDGARIDPMKFIE, encoded by the coding sequence TTGTTGGGCGGTGGTTATCTGTTGGGCATTTCATTTGGCCATAAAACTTTACTGAACGAATGGAAGGCGGATGTAAGTGCACAAAAAGAACGTTTACAAATTGCTAAGCGCGAAAGTGAAACTCACGTAGACGCACTAACCACTAAAGTGGGTCTAATACAGGCGCATGTAAACCGTATTGACGCGCTAGGCAATATGCTCGTCACTATGGCTGGTTTGGAAGCAGATGAATTTAGTTTTGACTCTGTGCCTGGTCTTGGCGGTCCGAATGCATCAGGTGATGGCGAAGCACACGTTGATATGGAGATTGATGCAGTGCTCGCAAGACTTAATACTGAAATTGATAATCGTGAATATCAATTACGAGTGCTTAACGATTTACTTATCGACGAGAAATTAGAACAAGAAACTCGTCCACAGGGCCGACCGGTTATTCATGGCTGGATCTCATCTTACTTCGGTAAACGCACCAGTCCATTTAGTGGCAAGACGGAGACACATAGAGGTGTTGATTTTGCTGGTAAAGCGGGTAACGATGTCGTAGCGGTTGCTGGTGGAGTGATAACTCACGCGAGCAAAAAAGGTGCCTATGGTTATCTTGTTGAGATTGATCATGGTAATGGCTATGTCACTCGTTATGGGCATAATCAGATGGTACACGTACAGGTAGGCGAAGCGATTAAGCGCGGCCAAGTGATAGCCAAACTTGGTAGCACAGGTCGTTCAACTGGTCCTCATGTGCATTTTGAGGTCATTAAGGACGGTGCTCGTATCGATCCCATGAAATTTATAGAGTAG
- the secA gene encoding preprotein translocase subunit SecA, which produces MFQKVTKKLFGSRNQRLVNQYAKAVKQINDLEESYKALSDEALKNKTAEFRDKLSNGTVLEDLLSDAFATVRETASRVLEMRHFDVQLIGGMVLNDGNIAEMRTGEGKTLVATLPIYLNALTGKGAHVVTVNDYLATRDAEWMGQIYRFLGLSVGVVTGGMMHEARQQAYAADITYGTNNEFGFDYLRDNMEFSIEGCVQRDLNFAVVDEVDSILIDEARTPLIISGPSGENSEMYIAINKLVPKLVVQQEEEGPGDYSVDEKSRQIFLTEEGHQNIEDLLSNQGLLSDGETLYDTTNINLLHHVNAALRAHVLFQKDVDYIVQDGQVVIVDEFTGRTMPGRRWSDGLHQAVEAKEGVKIQNENQTLASITFQNYFRLYNKLSGMTGTADTEAFEFQSIYGLEVVVIPTHRDMVRNDMGDLVYLTLNEKYDAIITDIKDCVQRGQPVLVGTTSIESSELISNVLKKSDIEHQVLNAKQHEKESHIITQAGMPGKVTIATNMAGRGTDIVLGGSLDAELQQSENADKADSVKAEWQKRHEAVLSSGGLHIIGTERHESRRIDNQLRGRSGRQGDSGSSRFYLSMEDNLMRIFASEKVRGLMQKLGMQSGESIEHPWVSKAIENAQRKVEAHNFDIRKNLLEYDDVANDQRKVVYEQRRDLMLEDDISENLADIREDVVDVAISEYLPAGSMDEQWDIEGLSNAFKNDFGLSFPIQQWLDDEDAVAEEEVRERMHQRVAKLFQEKQDRVGPEIMRRLEKDMMLKVLDNRWKEHLAAMDYLRQGIGLRGYAQKNPKQEYKREAFGMFQEMLELIKHETISLISRVELPTLEEIKAMEAAQQVPDNVQYQHAQADDILHPEQQQEASPQSEEQIKQEPYKRTDKKLGRNDPCHCGSGKKFKQCHGKLT; this is translated from the coding sequence ATGTTTCAAAAGGTTACTAAAAAACTGTTTGGAAGTCGTAATCAACGACTGGTCAATCAATATGCTAAAGCAGTTAAGCAAATAAATGACTTAGAAGAGTCTTATAAAGCGCTGAGCGATGAGGCGCTGAAGAATAAAACTGCAGAATTTCGAGATAAACTTAGTAACGGGACAGTTTTAGAAGATCTTCTGTCCGATGCTTTTGCTACGGTTCGGGAAACCGCAAGTCGTGTATTAGAAATGCGCCATTTTGATGTGCAACTAATTGGTGGCATGGTGTTAAACGATGGAAATATAGCTGAAATGCGCACTGGTGAAGGTAAAACTTTGGTTGCTACCTTGCCAATTTATTTAAATGCGCTGACAGGCAAGGGTGCGCATGTAGTGACGGTTAACGATTATCTGGCGACACGTGATGCAGAGTGGATGGGGCAGATATACCGCTTTCTAGGTCTTAGTGTAGGCGTCGTTACGGGCGGCATGATGCACGAGGCGCGACAACAAGCTTATGCTGCAGATATCACTTACGGTACTAATAATGAGTTTGGTTTTGATTATCTGCGTGACAACATGGAATTTTCTATTGAGGGTTGTGTGCAGCGTGATTTGAATTTTGCAGTGGTGGATGAAGTCGATTCAATTTTAATTGATGAAGCGCGGACACCTTTGATTATTTCTGGGCCGAGTGGCGAAAATTCAGAAATGTATATTGCTATCAACAAACTAGTGCCAAAGTTGGTTGTACAACAAGAAGAAGAGGGTCCTGGAGATTACAGTGTTGATGAAAAGAGTCGACAAATATTTCTTACCGAAGAAGGTCATCAAAATATTGAGGATTTATTATCCAATCAGGGCTTACTGAGTGATGGTGAAACGCTTTACGACACTACAAATATCAATCTCTTACATCATGTAAATGCAGCATTGCGCGCACACGTGCTGTTTCAGAAGGATGTTGATTACATTGTCCAAGACGGCCAAGTCGTCATTGTAGATGAATTTACGGGTCGCACCATGCCAGGACGACGTTGGTCTGATGGCTTGCACCAAGCGGTTGAAGCTAAAGAAGGTGTGAAAATACAAAATGAAAATCAAACTCTAGCTTCGATCACCTTCCAAAATTATTTTCGTCTCTATAATAAGCTCTCTGGCATGACCGGTACTGCCGATACCGAAGCGTTTGAATTTCAGTCTATCTATGGTTTGGAAGTGGTGGTGATTCCAACGCATAGAGATATGGTTCGCAATGATATGGGTGATTTGGTTTACCTGACATTGAACGAAAAATATGACGCCATTATTACGGATATAAAAGATTGTGTGCAGCGTGGTCAACCTGTATTAGTGGGCACAACTTCAATTGAATCGTCCGAATTAATTTCAAATGTGTTGAAAAAATCGGATATCGAACATCAGGTGTTGAATGCTAAGCAGCACGAAAAAGAGTCACATATTATTACCCAGGCAGGAATGCCAGGTAAGGTGACCATTGCAACAAACATGGCAGGTCGAGGTACAGATATTGTATTAGGCGGCAGCTTAGATGCTGAATTACAACAATCTGAGAATGCAGATAAAGCTGATTCTGTTAAAGCAGAATGGCAAAAACGACATGAGGCGGTACTCAGTTCGGGTGGGCTACATATCATTGGCACCGAGCGGCATGAGTCTCGTCGCATTGATAATCAATTGCGCGGTCGTTCAGGTCGGCAAGGTGATTCGGGTTCAAGTCGTTTCTATCTTTCAATGGAAGATAATCTGATGCGTATATTTGCATCCGAAAAGGTCCGTGGTTTGATGCAAAAACTAGGGATGCAATCCGGTGAATCGATCGAGCACCCATGGGTATCTAAAGCGATTGAAAATGCGCAGCGTAAAGTAGAGGCACATAACTTTGATATTCGTAAAAATCTTCTTGAATACGATGATGTAGCAAATGATCAACGCAAAGTGGTTTATGAACAGCGACGTGACTTAATGTTAGAAGATGATATTTCAGAGAATCTAGCAGATATACGCGAAGATGTTGTTGATGTTGCAATTAGTGAGTACCTTCCAGCTGGAAGCATGGATGAGCAATGGGATATTGAGGGCTTGTCCAACGCATTTAAAAATGATTTTGGCCTTTCTTTTCCTATTCAACAATGGCTTGATGACGAAGATGCTGTAGCGGAAGAAGAAGTGCGTGAAAGAATGCATCAACGTGTCGCTAAATTATTCCAGGAAAAACAAGATCGTGTGGGTCCTGAAATAATGCGCAGACTTGAAAAAGACATGATGTTAAAAGTGCTGGATAATCGCTGGAAAGAACATCTTGCAGCAATGGATTATTTGCGCCAAGGCATAGGGTTACGCGGTTATGCGCAAAAGAATCCCAAGCAAGAATATAAACGTGAAGCTTTTGGTATGTTCCAAGAAATGTTGGAGCTAATTAAGCACGAGACAATTTCATTAATTTCCAGAGTAGAGCTCCCAACTTTGGAAGAAATTAAAGCTATGGAGGCCGCTCAGCAGGTGCCTGATAATGTTCAGTATCAACATGCACAGGCGGATGATATTTTGCACCCGGAACAACAGCAAGAAGCTTCTCCACAGTCAGAAGAGCAAATCAAACAAGAACCTTATAAACGTACCGATAAAAAATTAGGTCGCAATGACCCTTGTCATTGTGGATCAGGCAAAAAATTCAAACAATGCCACGGTAAGTTAACGTAA
- the argJ gene encoding bifunctional glutamate N-acetyltransferase/amino-acid acetyltransferase ArgJ — protein sequence MAISLQAPINLLPVSGIRIATAAAGIKYKDRDDLVLFELSEGSSTAVVLTKNQFCAAPVEITRKHLKVSTPKYLLINSGNANAGLGKQGIADAEQTCATLASEVNCVDSEVLPFSTGVIGELLPVEKITKSLPVLLKALNGDAWLSAAKAIMTTDTVTKGYSEKINLDENEILITGIAKGAGMIRPDMATMLAYVATDLNINNGSLCDLLEQAVDQSFHCITVDGDTSTNDSCVLVATGKSNLGFNDLSKQAKEKFVTALNSIFLKLAQSIIRDGEGITKYISVKVEQAKSKSIAREIAFTIAHSPLVKTAAFASDPNWGRILAAAGRATKEPMQIRNISLYINGLNVIDHGELADGYSEKSGQKEMQKDEIQFCLQLDEGGFGATVWTTDLSYDYVKINAEYRT from the coding sequence ATGGCAATCTCACTACAAGCTCCAATAAATCTTCTGCCTGTTTCGGGGATCCGAATTGCTACAGCAGCTGCAGGAATTAAATATAAAGATCGAGATGATCTCGTACTGTTTGAATTGTCAGAGGGTTCAAGTACCGCAGTTGTGCTCACAAAAAATCAATTCTGTGCTGCGCCTGTTGAAATTACTCGAAAGCACTTAAAAGTATCAACGCCAAAATATTTGTTGATCAATTCAGGTAATGCAAATGCGGGTCTTGGTAAGCAGGGTATAGCTGATGCAGAACAAACATGCGCCACGCTTGCTTCAGAAGTTAATTGTGTCGATTCAGAAGTGCTACCGTTTTCAACTGGCGTAATTGGTGAGCTGTTACCCGTAGAGAAAATTACGAAATCACTACCAGTCCTATTAAAAGCATTAAATGGTGATGCATGGCTGAGTGCTGCTAAGGCCATTATGACTACAGATACTGTGACTAAAGGTTATTCCGAAAAAATTAATCTAGATGAGAATGAAATTTTAATTACGGGTATAGCAAAGGGGGCGGGTATGATTCGTCCTGATATGGCAACGATGCTTGCATATGTTGCTACAGATTTAAACATCAATAATGGGAGCTTGTGTGATCTTTTAGAACAAGCGGTTGATCAATCATTTCACTGTATTACAGTTGACGGCGACACCTCAACTAATGACTCTTGTGTGCTAGTTGCAACAGGTAAATCGAACTTGGGATTCAACGATCTGTCTAAGCAAGCTAAAGAAAAATTTGTTACTGCCTTAAATTCTATATTTTTAAAATTAGCGCAATCCATTATTCGAGATGGTGAAGGGATCACAAAATATATTTCGGTTAAGGTTGAGCAAGCAAAAAGTAAATCAATAGCACGTGAAATCGCATTCACCATTGCACATTCTCCACTGGTAAAAACAGCCGCGTTTGCTAGTGATCCAAATTGGGGCCGTATATTGGCTGCAGCAGGACGAGCAACTAAAGAGCCTATGCAAATTCGTAATATATCTTTATATATCAATGGTTTAAATGTTATCGACCATGGTGAATTGGCAGATGGTTATAGTGAAAAAAGTGGCCAGAAAGAAATGCAAAAAGACGAAATTCAATTTTGTTTGCAGCTGGATGAGGGTGGCTTTGGAGCCACTGTGTGGACTACTGATCTTTCGTATGACTATGTGAAGATCAATGCAGAATATCGGACTTAA
- a CDS encoding Nudix family hydrolase yields MGLLIVNTLTEQKCLHIVIGIIQNNKQEVLVSRRKPGTHLGGFLEFPGGKVEKNETAIKALIRELAEELNIDVSKFVRLIQIPYSYSDRKVLLDVYVVNEYSGKVVAHEGQEVFWKPIASLDSEKFPAANYGIIRALQLPKVFPVTPNYTQDSSNFLKKFEVVVSRPSTRIIQLRSHELELPEYSQLAKRCNELCKKHGVDLILNTNLEYFTELPATGLHLTSDKLLDAKKRPLSTDYLVGASCHNAHEIEHANSLGLDYINLGPVIEKHTCENSKALGWKMFSILAKKSLIPVYAIGGLGVDDVEASVLSGGQGVAAIRNVWGITN; encoded by the coding sequence ATAGGTCTTTTAATAGTGAACACTTTAACAGAGCAAAAGTGTCTTCATATCGTTATCGGAATCATACAAAACAATAAGCAAGAGGTTCTTGTTAGTAGGAGAAAGCCAGGTACTCATTTAGGAGGTTTTCTAGAATTTCCTGGCGGTAAGGTAGAAAAAAATGAAACTGCAATTAAGGCTTTGATAAGAGAGCTCGCTGAAGAATTAAATATCGATGTATCGAAGTTTGTCCGGCTGATTCAGATTCCATATTCCTACTCAGATAGGAAGGTGCTACTGGATGTTTATGTTGTAAACGAGTATTCAGGGAAAGTAGTGGCACATGAAGGACAAGAGGTTTTCTGGAAGCCGATTGCGTCACTGGATAGTGAAAAATTTCCCGCCGCTAACTATGGAATTATACGGGCTTTACAGTTGCCCAAAGTATTTCCAGTTACTCCTAACTATACTCAAGACTCTAGTAACTTCTTAAAAAAGTTTGAAGTAGTAGTGAGTAGACCGTCAACTCGTATCATTCAACTTCGTTCACATGAGTTGGAACTTCCAGAATATTCCCAGCTAGCAAAGCGATGTAACGAGCTATGCAAAAAACACGGGGTCGATTTAATTTTAAACACAAATTTAGAATACTTTACTGAATTACCAGCAACAGGATTACATTTAACGAGTGATAAATTACTAGATGCTAAAAAGAGGCCTCTCAGTACAGATTATTTAGTAGGAGCATCTTGTCATAATGCACATGAAATTGAGCATGCAAATTCACTTGGTTTGGATTATATAAATTTAGGCCCTGTTATTGAAAAACATACTTGTGAAAATAGTAAGGCTCTCGGGTGGAAAATGTTTTCAATACTTGCTAAGAAAAGTTTGATTCCTGTTTATGCGATTGGTGGTCTTGGTGTTGACGATGTAGAGGCAAGCGTATTGAGTGGTGGACAGGGAGTTGCTGCTATTAGGAATGTATGGGGTATAACTAACTAA
- the zapD gene encoding cell division protein ZapD: MNIATDTNEICYEQPLNERMRTFLRYEELTRRFNFFAKQESSSDSHAALLTLIEILSLVSRGDLKQELLKELKRQIDTLEQLSNKPKLNTSKLTEILSIHKNTFDHLHTIRGQIGHHLKENDFLNSIRQRAVIPGGTCDFDLPEYHHWLSLSFNQRSKVLLEWIEPFEIVQQSVYQALRLIRESTQYVNKSAANGFYDQNLDPNSPNQLIRIAIAKKHNFFPECSAGKHRFSIRFLLQNDPNTTPKQTGVSIDFKLACCTF, encoded by the coding sequence ATGAACATTGCTACTGATACAAATGAAATATGTTATGAGCAACCGCTTAATGAGCGTATGCGAACATTTTTACGCTACGAAGAATTAACTCGCCGCTTTAATTTTTTTGCTAAGCAAGAAAGTAGCTCTGACTCACATGCTGCGCTTCTAACATTAATAGAAATACTGAGCTTAGTATCCCGCGGGGATCTTAAACAAGAGCTATTAAAAGAATTAAAGCGACAGATCGATACACTAGAGCAACTTTCAAATAAACCTAAGCTGAATACTAGCAAACTAACTGAAATTTTATCGATACATAAAAATACATTTGATCACTTACATACTATACGTGGCCAAATTGGTCATCACCTTAAAGAAAATGATTTCTTAAATAGTATTCGGCAACGTGCTGTTATCCCTGGCGGGACTTGTGATTTTGATTTACCTGAATATCATCACTGGCTATCTTTGTCCTTTAATCAGCGCAGCAAAGTGTTATTAGAATGGATTGAACCGTTTGAGATTGTGCAACAAAGCGTTTACCAGGCACTTCGCTTAATCAGAGAAAGCACTCAATATGTCAATAAATCTGCTGCCAATGGCTTCTATGATCAAAACCTAGACCCAAATTCACCTAATCAACTAATACGTATTGCTATCGCCAAAAAACATAATTTTTTCCCTGAATGTAGCGCTGGCAAACACCGTTTTTCGATTCGCTTTTTATTACAAAATGATCCCAATACCACTCCTAAGCAAACTGGAGTTAGCATTGATTTCAAACTTGCGTGTTGTACATTTTAG
- a CDS encoding dephospho-CoA kinase, with protein MLVIGLTGGIGCGKSLVSDLFHDLYTIPIIDADIIARELSQTTPVIELISQQLGADYLDENKQLLRVKLRKAIFSDPDIRTTLENILHPLVYDDISKQLSEIKANYCIVVIPLLLETKRTDILDRILVVDCTIEEQILRVTKRDQCSELHVKNIIATQIDRDSRLSLADDIIENSESISLVKEKIALLHKKYTELSIPHNKL; from the coding sequence ATGTTGGTGATAGGCCTAACAGGCGGAATTGGATGCGGCAAAAGCCTCGTTTCTGATCTTTTCCATGATCTATATACTATTCCAATCATTGATGCAGACATCATCGCAAGAGAGCTCTCTCAAACCACCCCGGTAATCGAGCTAATTTCTCAGCAACTCGGGGCAGATTATTTAGACGAAAATAAACAGCTGTTACGCGTAAAATTAAGAAAGGCAATTTTTTCTGATCCAGACATTCGTACCACGCTAGAAAATATTCTCCATCCATTAGTGTATGATGACATTAGCAAGCAGCTTAGCGAAATTAAAGCTAACTACTGCATTGTCGTTATTCCATTATTACTTGAAACCAAACGAACAGATATTCTTGACCGCATTTTAGTCGTAGATTGCACTATTGAAGAACAAATTTTACGTGTAACGAAAAGAGACCAGTGCAGCGAACTTCATGTTAAAAATATTATTGCAACACAAATAGATCGAGATAGTCGTTTATCGCTAGCAGATGATATTATTGAAAATAGCGAAAGTATTTCACTTGTAAAAGAAAAAATCGCTTTACTACATAAAAAATATACCGAACTTAGCATACCCCATAACAAATTATGA
- a CDS encoding prepilin peptidase: protein MLLSYSFIIGAFIGSFLNVVIHRIPVMMERQWKSECQELLSPDTESPALSKYNLSVPRSHCPACDHQVKAIENIPVISYLFLKGKCSNCGIKISPQYPFVELLTAIFTTIIVWKFGFSPQALGGVIFTWFLIALSGIDIKTQLLPDNLTFPFLWLGIIFNLFSTYTDLNSSVLGAIFGYLALWLVFHLFKLITGKEGMGYGDFKLLAALGAWLGWQTLPLIILLSSAVGAVIGIFMIVTKLQERSQPIPFGPYLAVAGWIAMLYGNQLIALYLN from the coding sequence AGCTTTCTAAACGTTGTAATTCATCGTATACCGGTGATGATGGAGCGACAATGGAAGAGCGAGTGCCAAGAATTGCTCTCACCTGATACTGAATCTCCTGCACTCTCAAAATACAACCTCAGTGTTCCTAGATCACATTGCCCAGCTTGTGACCATCAAGTCAAAGCGATTGAAAATATCCCGGTCATTAGTTACTTATTTCTGAAAGGGAAATGCAGTAATTGTGGGATTAAAATTTCACCTCAGTATCCATTTGTTGAATTACTAACAGCAATCTTCACAACGATTATTGTTTGGAAGTTTGGCTTTAGTCCGCAAGCACTTGGAGGAGTTATATTTACTTGGTTTTTGATCGCACTTAGTGGCATAGATATAAAAACTCAATTGCTACCCGACAATTTAACCTTCCCGTTTTTATGGCTAGGTATTATTTTTAATCTTTTTTCAACCTATACAGATTTAAACTCAAGTGTACTCGGAGCCATTTTTGGTTATCTCGCATTATGGTTAGTATTCCACTTATTTAAGCTAATTACTGGTAAAGAAGGCATGGGTTATGGTGACTTTAAATTACTTGCTGCGCTAGGTGCATGGCTAGGTTGGCAGACTCTACCTTTAATTATCCTGCTATCCTCAGCGGTAGGTGCTGTTATTGGTATTTTTATGATCGTGACAAAGCTACAAGAACGCAGCCAACCCATTCCATTCGGCCCCTACCTAGCAGTAGCAGGATGGATTGCAATGTTGTACGGTAACCAACTAATAGCCCTATATTTGAATTAA